Part of the Kamptonema formosum PCC 6407 genome, TACTGTTTTCGGTTCGGAACCTGAAGGTGATTTTCCTCTCAATGTCAGGCTATCTCTCACTAATCCTGTGCCTAGCGATCAGACATTCAATTTTTCATTTAACTTGACGGCTACAAAAAATACAACTGGCGATCCTGTTGAAGATGGAGATATTCTTCGCTTTTCTGGTTCTGGCATTTCTCAAGAGATAATTAAGTTCCCAGGTTCAACCGGAATTTCAGGATATAGACTTGAGTTAGTAGGATTTTCGGCGGATGGTGGCAAAACAACACTAGGGCTTTTTAACACCCCAGAACAACGTTTATCTGATGCTCTATTGATTGGTAAAATTAAACCCGTATCTATTCTCGAAGAAGCAGCGGAAGGAACGATTGAGGCAATAAAAGAGCTACCGGACAATATAAAAAATAAGATAGGAGAGACGGTTGATGATTTTAATACCAGACTTTCAAATTATAGTAAAGGCTTTTTAGATGGTCTGTACATTAAATTTACGGGTCTACCTAGCGGTCTTTCTCAGCAACGAGTTGCACAAAACTTAAAAGCGTCAGCCGAGCAAAATTCAACTTTTCAGATTACTGAAGCAGTAATGGATCAATATCCCGGAGGAATACTGGGAACTGAAAGTAACGATAACATAATCGGTTCACCTGCGACAGATGTAGTATTAGCTGCGGAGGGTGCTGACACTCTTGAAGGTGCTGGTGATGGCGATTATTTGCTGGGAGGAAAAGGTGACGATCGCATTTTAGGAGAAGATAGTAATGACATTCTCTCAGGCAATCAAGGTAATGATTTCGTCTCAGGTGGTGTTGCTGATGATTTAGTGAGGGGAGGAAAAGGCAACGATCAAATCTTTGGTGATGATGGAGAGGATATCTTAATCGGTGAAAGAGGAACTGATCGCCTTACTGGTGGAGGTGGAAGCGATATCTTTATCCTTAGAACAGATACAGGTATAGAAGAAACCAATCCTGCTAATGCTGATTGGTTACTTGACTTCAAT contains:
- a CDS encoding choice-of-anchor K domain-containing protein; amino-acid sequence: MMSQAFTYRNVFPQSDGSNFNYSRLNSSETGRIDVDTTKVFFEGSTSGTFDNGENEKTLGTPTAGDSESYVRFDGRRSDSNEFSDEQEFSQAKGISTASDIPFSLGNLNYRNGLTVFGSEPEGDFPLNVRLSLTNPVPSDQTFNFSFNLTATKNTTGDPVEDGDILRFSGSGISQEIIKFPGSTGISGYRLELVGFSADGGKTTLGLFNTPEQRLSDALLIGKIKPVSILEEAAEGTIEAIKELPDNIKNKIGETVDDFNTRLSNYSKGFLDGLYIKFTGLPSGLSQQRVAQNLKASAEQNSTFQITEAVMDQYPGGILGTESNDNIIGSPATDVVLAAEGADTLEGAGDGDYLLGGKGDDRILGEDSNDILSGNQGNDFVSGGVADDLVRGGKGNDQIFGDDGEDILIGERGTDRLTGGGGSDIFILRTDTGIEETNPANADWLLDFNASEGDLIGINGGVPIDILTFSPTDVNQDGIADTIIQYTETNEIIGVYTNIFGVVINTQPDVVKNALFTIPLNDPITQIG